One region of Dysidea avara chromosome 1, odDysAvar1.4, whole genome shotgun sequence genomic DNA includes:
- the LOC136251580 gene encoding uncharacterized protein codes for MDIRLQDLIIWPDRENLQKTMPICFQESFGKKVAVIIDCFEVFIDRPSNLKARALTWSNYKHRNTAKVLIGITPQGTVAFVSDAWGDRASDKHITEHCGILKKLLPGDIILADRGFDIAESVGLMQAKLHIPAFTKGKSQLSPLEVEETRSIANVRIHVERVIGLVRQKFTILQSTLPIQFVATREEDDCPPIDRMIRICCALTNCCDSVVPFD; via the coding sequence ATGGATATTAGACTCCAAGACCTGATTATTTGGCCAGATCGAGAGAACTTACAAAAAACCATGCCGATTTGTTTCCAAGAAAGCTTCGGAAAAAAGGTTGCAGTTATCATTGACTGCTTTGAAGTTTTTATAGATAGACCATCCAATTTGAAAGCAAGAGCTTTGACGTGGTCAAATTATAAACACAGAAATACTGCAAAGGTACTGATTGGTATAACACCTCAAGGTACAGTGGCTTTTGTGTCAGATGCATGGGGAGACCGTGCTAGTGATAAACATATTACAGAGCATTGTGGGATTTTAAAGAAACTTTTACCTGGAGACATCATCCTTGCCGACAGAGGCTTTGATATAGCAGAATCTGTTGGCTTAATGCAGGCTAAACTGCATATACCTGCATTTACTAAAGGTAAAAGTCAGCTGTCTCCATTAGAAGTGGAGGAGACGAGGTCAATTGCCAATGTTAGAATACATGTAGAGAGGGTCATTGGTTTAGTACGGCAAAAATTTACAATATTACAGAGTACTTTGCCCATACAATTTGTGGCAACTAGGGAAGAGGATGACTGTCCACCTATTGATAGAATGATCCGTATATGCTGTGCTCTGACTAACTGTTGTGATTCTGTCGTACCTTTTGACTAG